A region from the Cannabis sativa cultivar Pink pepper isolate KNU-18-1 chromosome 9, ASM2916894v1, whole genome shotgun sequence genome encodes:
- the LOC115723838 gene encoding protein FAR-RED IMPAIRED RESPONSE 1-like, which yields MSHVALQSGGYERMPCELRDMYTRVAGAKREEKIETNSEGALGFLDCLAEKDPNFFVVYQVDEENRLANLFWADGNSRVDYVAFGDVLGFDTTYMTNEYNKPLTVLIGVNHHFNTCIFGFAVLLHEKLPSYCWLLQKFLEYHGDKKPNVVVTDQDVAMKQAIMEHMPDVTHRLCAWHLNTNASKKVKDPIFLKTFKDLMYNYYEEEEFEARWLDVIQSQQLTDNEWCQITFESRQQWAETYLRGSFVAGTRTTQRCESINSALKNFLEKNYCLCEFVTTIDMTVSKLRHNETANDFKSRCARPHPPNPTCLTTYYNQCAEFYTRTMYHKVVEQLDLENNYFVISQEQEGE from the coding sequence ATGTCTCatgttgctttgcaaagtggagGTTACGAGAGAATGCCATGTGAACTTCGAGATATGTACACCAGGGTTGCTGGTGCGAAGCGAGAAGAAAAGATAGAGACGAACTCAGAAGGGGCGCTGGGATTTCTTGATTGTCTCGCAGAGAAGGATCCAAATTTCTTCGTTGTCTATCAGGTTGACGAGGAGAATCGATTGGCTAACTTATTCTGGGCAGATGGAAACTCACGCGTGGACTATGTGGCTTTTGGGGATGTACTAGGATTTGACACAACCTACATGACAAATGAGTACAATAAGCCCCTCACTGTTCTCATTGGCGTCAACCACCATTTCAACACATGCATCTTCGGGTTTGCTGTCCTCCTCCACGAGAAGCTTCCATCATATTGTTGGCTACTTCAAAAATTTCTAGAATACCATGGAGATAAGAAGCCAAATGTTGTAGTTACTGACCAAGATGTGGCCATGAAACAGGCTATCATGGAACACATGCCAGATGTTACACACCGTCTATGCGCTTGGCATCTCAATACAAATGCTTCCAAAAAGGTTAAAGATCCGATCTTCTTAAAAACATTTAAGGATCTGATGTACAACTACTACGAGGAGGAAGAATTTGAAGCAAGATGGTTAGACGTCATCCAAAGCCAACAACTAACAGATAATGAATGGTGTCAAATAACATTCGAGTCAAGACAACAATGGGCAGAAACTTATTTAAGGGGTTCATTCGTTGCAGGAACGAGAACCACACAACGTTGCGAATCGATCAACTCTGCTCTAAAAAATTTTTTAGAGAAGAATTATTGCTTGTGTGAATTTGTAACAACCATAGATATGACAGTCTCAAAGCTCAGACACAACGAGACTGCAAATGACTTCAAAAGCAGATGCGCTCGACCTCACCCACCTAATCCTACATGCTTGACCACGTACTACAACCAATGTGctgaattctacacaagaaCTATGTACCACAAGGTTGTTGAGCAGCTTGATTTAGAGAATAATTATTTTGTCATAAGTCAGGAGCAGGAAGGAGAGTGA